Within Desulfobacteraceae bacterium, the genomic segment GTCAATGGTTTCAAAATGCTGCCGACGACGGGAATGATCACCGGGGCCAGCAGCACGACCCCTGCACCGATCGCCAGACTGCCGACATTGAAGCCGTTGAAGAGTTTCATGACCCCCTCCTTAGAGAATCTGCCTGCCGTCCGGGTGTTTTTAACCAGGATACGGCAGCCGGTTGGATCCGCCGGGGCGGACCTGGTGGTTAAGGCCACCCCCCCTGCAAAAGGCCGATCATGCGGTGGGCCCTGTGCCGGGACGGGCTTTCTTATAATAATATTGCAGGGAAATGGCTTTGAAAGTCAAGAAAAGCGATCATTAAATTGCCTACAATTAAAAACTTATTATTTGCACATCATTTTATTAAAAAATGGTTAGGTTAAAATTAATTTTGAGTTAGCCTTGAAAAAATCGCCCACTCCCCGCACCAGCCGATCCCCAAGACGCCCCGGGCCTTTCGAAGCGCGTAAAGGCGCCGCCCGCACCCCGATTCACACGCCCCTAGCCGAAACGTCATCAAGGCCTAACCTTGCTCTGATTTGAACGCCGCACGTTGAAAAGACCCCCTTTGGGAGAGCGGTCCCGCCGCCTGGCAGGGGGAACAGGACCGTCGCTCCGACCCGCCCGAAAACGGAAAAGCCGATGATGATTACCCCCTTGCTGAAATCCCTGCGTGCCCGTCGCGTTCCCGGGCAGCTGGTGGTCCAACTCACCGACCACTGCAACGCCCGCTGCCCGCAATGCGGCATGCGGGTGACGGCGGGTTTCAAGCGCGCGACCCTGGCGGTCGACGCCATCAAGCGGGTCATCGACGCCGCGGCCGCCCGCGGCGTGGCGGCGGTCTCATTTACGGGCGGCGAGCCCTTCCTGTTCCCGGATGCCCTGGTGGAACTGTTGAACTACGCCGGGGCGGCCGGCATCACCTATACCCGCACCGGCACCAACGGGTTCTGGTTTCAGGGTGCTGACCGGCCCTCTTTTGAAAGCCGGATAACGCGCATCGCCGAGCGCCTCGCGGCCACGCCGCTGCGCAATATGTGGATCAGCCTGGATTCCGCCGAGCCGGAGGTGCACGAGCGGATGCGGGGTTTCAAGGGGGTGGTGCGGGGTATCGAGCGCGCGCTTCCCATATTTCACGCTCACGGGATCTACCCCTCGGTCAATCTGGGTCTCAACCGCAACATGGGGGGAGCCCGCACCCGGCGGCTGCTGGCGCTGCCGCCCGGGGCGGAGCCTGCGGGGCGCTACCCCATCTTCCGCGACGCCCTGGCCCGCTTTTACCGAACGGTGATCAACCTCGGGTTTACCCTGGTCAACACCTGCTATCCCATGAGCATCGACACCCAGCAGCTGGAGGCCGGACTGGGGGCGGTTTACGGCGCAACCGCCACGGACGATATCGTACGCTTTTCGCAGTTTGAGAAAGCGCAGCTCTACCGCGCCCTGCTGCACACCATCCCCCGATTCCGTTCCAAAATCCGGATTTTTTCCCCCCTCTGCGCGGTCTACGCGCTTCAGCAACAC encodes:
- a CDS encoding radical SAM protein gives rise to the protein MMITPLLKSLRARRVPGQLVVQLTDHCNARCPQCGMRVTAGFKRATLAVDAIKRVIDAAAARGVAAVSFTGGEPFLFPDALVELLNYAGAAGITYTRTGTNGFWFQGADRPSFESRITRIAERLAATPLRNMWISLDSAEPEVHERMRGFKGVVRGIERALPIFHAHGIYPSVNLGLNRNMGGARTRRLLALPPGAEPAGRYPIFRDALARFYRTVINLGFTLVNTCYPMSIDTQQLEAGLGAVYGATATDDIVRFSQFEKAQLYRALLHTIPRFRSKIRIFSPLCAVYALQQHYAENSTVGYPCRGGRDFFFIDARDGHTYPCGYRGNEDLGPFPDSGPAPEPGENDCRRCDWECFRDPSELFGPVLQALSHPCRLVLKLRRSPRFFALWGQDLRYYAACDFFDGRKPPRTAALAHFA